One Rhodoferax sp. GW822-FHT02A01 genomic window, CTGGGCCACTTCCTGGGTAAGGGCCAGAAAAGGCACGGCAATGGCCGGGTCATAGTGCAAGCGCACGCCCCCCTGCGGGTCCGGCTTGACCATGGGCGCCGACAGCGCCAGCCACTGCTGGCGCGTATGCGGCCCGAATCCGGTGGAGATGCCCCACAAATGGTCCGCTGCATGTTCCAGTGTGTCGAAGTGCATGTTCTTGCCCAGATAGTTTCCGATCCGTAGCAACGACTCCCACTCCAACGCCGGACCCACGTCATTGAGCACCAGCCGGCGCACCGTAGTGCCCACCGTATGCGCGTGGGCACTTACCCCGATGCCAATCAACCCGCCCATGCTGGTACCCACCCAATCCAGGGTCTGGGGCTTGAGTTGCGCCAACAGTGCCAGCATGTCGCCTGCGTAAACGTGAATAGCGTATGCCTGGGGATCGGAAAGCCACTCACTCATGCCGCGGCCCGCAACGTCAGGGCAGATCACGCGCAAGGGATGGGGCGAACGCGCAATGAGCGACTGCACCAGCACGTCAAAATCCCGCCCCTGACGGGTCAGCCCATGAACACACAGAACGGTATGGGCGGCCTGGGGATCGCCCCACTGCCAGAATGCCATGCGGTGGCCGCCTGTTGCATCGGGACAGTGGATGAAATTCAGCGTCGGGTCAGCCATACAGATGCTCTGTGTTTCATAATGACTCCATCCTAATTCAAACCCTCAACCATTCCAGAAAGAACACCCATGTTGAAAGGTAAAACTGCTCTCGTCACAGGCTCCACCAGCGGCATCGGCCTGGGTATCGCCAAGGCCTTGGCAGCACAAGGCGCCAACATCGTGCTCAACGGCTTTGGCGATGTGGAGGGCCCGAAGGCGGAAGTGGCAGCGCTGGGCGTGCAGGTGGCATACCACGGTGCCGACATGAGCAAGCCTGCCGAAATCGAAGACATGGTTGCATTCGCTACCAAGACCTTTGGCAGTCTGGACATCCTGGTAAACAACGCCGGCATCCAGCATGTGGCACGGGTTGAAAACTTCCCGGTGGAGCGCTGGGACGCGGTCATTGCCATTAATCTGTCCAGCGCCTTCCACGCGACCCGCGCTGCCCTGCCGGGCATGCTGGCCAAAAACTGGGGCCGCATCATCAACGTGGCATCTGTGCATGGCCTGGTGGGCTCTGCAGAAAAGTCCGCCTACGTTGCGGCCAAACACGGCGTCGTCGGCCTGACCAAAGTCGCCGCCCTGGAAAACGCCACCTCCGGCGTGACCTGCAACGCGATCTGCCCCGGCTGGGTTCTGACGCCGCTGGTGCAAAAGCAGGTAGACGCCAAGGCCGCCGCGCTAAAGATTTCCAACGAAGAGGCCACCGGCCTGCTGCTGGGCGAGAAAGAGCCTTCCAAGCAATTCACCAGCACCGAAGAGCTGGGTGCGCTGGCCGTCTTCTTCTGCTCACCGGCTGCCAACAATGTCCGTGGCGTGGCCTGGAACATGGATGGCGGCTGGGTCGCCCAATAAGCCGGCAAGCCCTGGAAGAAAGGCCGTCCGCTAGCGCGACTGCTTGAAAGCCATCACGGCCTGGTTGCGCAGCGTGCGCAGCAAGGCCAGTTCCTTTTCATTGAGCTCCAGAGCGCCTTTGGTCGTCTTGTCGGCGTAGATCAGGCCAAACGGAGCTGCCTTGATGTGCAAGGGCAACAGCAGGAATGCAGGCGCATTCAAGGTCTTCTGATACCAGGCAGGCAGTCGAGCCTGGATGCGCGACTCGCTGGCATCACTGATCATGCTGTCCACACCCTTGATGCAGACCACGGCAAACAGGTCTGGCGTGGCGGCCTTGAGCGGCACCTTGAAGTCCTTGACGAAAACTTCCACCTTGTCACCCAGGCCAAAACGGCCGGTGACGGTTTCGGTCTTGGGGTCCCGCATGCAGAAGATGATGCGATCGAAGCCCATGGCGCGAAACATGGTTTCCAGAACCATGCGCAGCACATCCGTCAACTTGAAGTCTTCCACCATGGCATTGGTGATGTCCTGAATACCGGCAGCCAGGGTCTCGGCCACCTGGGTCGACTTGACCGACTGCACCGGGGTTTTGACGTCTACCGCCGGCGTCGCCTGCAACTCCAGACTGACAAAGTTGGAATCCGCGCCGGACGTGGGTCCAGCGTCGGCATCGCTGCCCGACCCATGCAGTACCTTGTGCGCTGCCGATCCAGGTTTCACCCGGATCTCCATTGCGCCGGCCATATCCTGCAACTTGATTTTGGCCTGTTCCACCACCGCACTGAGCTGTTTTTCGGTGGTGCCCACGCAGTGGGCATACTTGCGCGCCACTTGAGCCACATGGGCAGCGGCTTCCTTGGGCTCATGCTTGAGCAAGACATCGGCAATTTCGTTGGACGCCGTGGCCACCCAGCGCAACCGCTCCAACGGATCCAGAGAAACGTTGCTGGGCGGTGAACCAACCGGATGCCGCATGCATCGCTGAATGCTCTCGGGCAGTCCCCAGGCCCTGGCGATACCAAGCCCCAGGTTTTCGTAACTCAGGCCCAACACTTTCAGGGACGCGGTCTCTTCGGTTATCGGAGGAGCCTGCATTTCCATCAAGGCGCGGACCTGCTGCGCTTCTTCTGGAAAATAGAACTGCACCAGCAAACGCCCCATGTTCTGGAACATGGCGCCAATGAAGGCCTCCTCCGCCTCCTTGGCGGTGGTACACATCTCGGCACCCAGCGTACCGGCCAGCAAGGAGCGGACGAACTCATCCTTGATTTGGGCAGCATGGGCCTTGTCCTGCATATGCTCCAGCAGAACCAGGCTCAGCGCCATGTTGCGGATGCCGTTGAACCCCACCAGCGAGACCGCTCGCGAAACCGTGCTGATGGCACCGCTGCGAGCGAAATGGGCGCTGTTGACCACCCGCAGCAACTTGTTGGTCAGCGCCACGTCCTTGAGGATCTGGTTGGTGACGCTGCTGACGCTCTCGGTCTCGGAGGTAGCCATGCTCTGAATGCGCATCACCGATTCGGAAAGCGCCGGGAAGTCAGACTTGTGTCGCATGCGGCGCAACAGGAATTCCAAAGTCCCGCCGGCCGTACCCTGCACGATGTCGCCTTGCGCGGGCTGCCGCCATTCGTTGAGGGCATTGAACAGGCTGCGTGCGTCCGGGAAGCGTTGCTGCGGATCTCGTACCAGCGCCCTGTTCACCAGGGAACGCAAGGCGTCGTCCACATCGGACCCGACTTCCGCTGGCAGCACCAGTTGCTCATGGGCCAGACGGTACATGGCGCGATTGGGATCGGCCTCATCGACCAATGGCTTGCCAATCAACAACTCCGCCAATACCAAGCCGCAGGCAAACAAGTCCATGGAAGGCACGGGCTGCGCACCGCCAATGGCTTCCGGCGACAAATAACCCACGGTTCCTCCCAGCGCCACCTGCTCACCACCGGCAGTGGTGTGGGTGCGCGCGGCAATACCGAAATCCATAATGCGTGCCCGCCCTGTGCTGTCCACCAGGATATTGGAAGGCTTGATGTCCCTATGCACCACACCTTCGGTATGGGCCACGGCAATGGCGTCGAGCACGTCCATCATGTAGGCCACGGCCTCACGTGCCGGCAAAGGCCCCTTACGCGCCAGAAGCTGTGCCAGGGTGTCCCCTGCAACGTACTCGAACACCAGATAGGCGTGCTGATCCTGGATGTCGGCTTCAAAAACGGGAACGATGCTGGGATGCTTGACGCGCCCTACGTTGCGCGCTTCCTGCAGCCACTGCTTGATCGCCTGTTCGTCAACGCCGGCGACCGGTCGCAAGACCTTGATGGCAACCTCACGCTCCAGGCGCGGATCGTGCGCCAGCCACACGGTGGATTGCGCCCCTTGGCCCAAAAGGCGCTTGAGCTCAAAGCGTCCAAGGGTGTCCGATGGCTTGAGTAAAGAAGGAGAACGACTATGTTGTTGATTTGCAGGAGATTCGGCCATGCACCCGATGCTACTTGAGTTGTATCGCTCCAGATACTGTGACAAACACCTGTGACTTGCCACTCTCAAGGGGTACTGGCGCACTGTCCGCAGCGAAGGATCGCGCACTCTTGGCCAGCATCAGCGGCCGGGGCCCGAGACTCTGGTCCGACGCGCTGACCGCCACTTCACGCAGGGTGTAATCCCCGAAGCCAAAACCGCGCGCAATTTCAGCGGATTTGGTCTTGAAGGCATCAATGGCCAGTTTCTGCGCCTGCGACTCCAACTGGGAGCGGGTGGCGCGGCTCAGGCTGAAATTCAGATTGCTGATGGTCAGCGGCTGCGCCTTGGCGGCCGCATTTCCAATGCGGGGAAAGTCCGCACCTTCCAGCACCAGTTCGGCCGTGCCGACCCAGCCACTCATCTTGCCGTCATTGCTGTAGCGCGGCTGCAGGCTGAACGCCCCGCTGCGCACTTCCATGGCTCCCGGCTGGGCCGTCTTCTTCACTTCTGCCAAGGCGCCGTCAACGGCCTGGCGCAAATAGCCCTGCACCGCGCCCGGGTCGCTACCCTCCTTGGTGGTGGAAAGCGTCAGCGTCAACCAGTCCTGTACGGCTTCCACAGTGCCGCTGGCGGAAAGCTGCACCACGTTGTGCGGTTCGACGGTGGTCTGGGCTCGTGCGCTGGTGGCAACCAAGACGACGGCCAGCAGACCAAGAGCCGCGCAACGCGCGACGGGGTGCAATTTATTCATGCAAATACGGTCTCGAGATGGGTTTCAGCGGGAGCCTTCCAGGCGCTGCTGGCGCAGTTGCTGACGCAACAAGGCCTTTTCTTCAGCGGAGAGCTGACGAAGCATCACGGGGGCATCATCCTCCTGCGACTTGACCGCTTCGCGCAGAACGTCGCGCCGCACCTGGACGGAACGATCCTGATCGCCTCTGGCCATGCCGTCGGCACCACGCGGCCCGCCATCGCTTCCCCCACGCGACCCTTTGGACTGGTCAGCGTGTGCCAAGCCGAACCCGCACAACAAGAGCAACGATATTGAAAGATAGAGATGACGATGCAACATACAGGTCCAACGGTTGAACACTCAACCCTGTGGACATTGTCCTCAGTGCATAAGGCGCGCAGGGTTGAATATTTGTAACATTGTGTCAAATGTTGCCCCTACTGGCTCCATACCAGGCTGACAGCACGCAAAATCCCGCCTGTTACAAATTGAGACGTCCATGACCGCAACGCACGACCGCCCCGACAAGATACTGATAGTGGATGACGATGCCCGCATCCGTGACTTGCTCAAACGCTATCTCACACAGGAAGGCTTTGACGTATTGCTGGCCGAAGATGGAAAGTCCCTGAATCGGGTGATGATGCGTGAGACCGCAGACCTGATCGTGCTGGACCTGATGATGCCCGGCGAAGACGGCTTGTCCATCTGCAGAAGACTGCGTGCCGCCAACGACCTGACCCCTGTGATCATGCTCACTGCCAAGGGCGAGGATGTGGACCGCATCGTAGGACTGGAGGTCGGTGCCGATGATTACCTGGGAAAACCCTTCAACCCGCGTGAGCTGCTCGCGCGCATCAACGCGGTGCTGCGCCGCCGCCCGGTGCCCGAGGTTCCTGGTGCCCCCTCCGTAGACAACGAGGTGGTGGAGTTTGGCCCGTTCCGCTTTGACCTGGGTGCGCGCACGCTGCACCGGCAGAGCGAGGAGTTGACGCTGACCACGGGTGAATTTGCCATGCTCAAGGCCCTGGTACGGCACCCCCGCACGCCCCTGTCCCGGGAAAAGCTGGCGCAATTGTCCCGTGGCCGCGAATTCGAACCTTTCGACCGCAGCCTGGATGTGCAGATTTCCCGCCTGCGCAAACTCATTGAGACCGATCCTGCCAATCCGCGCATGATTCAGACCGTCTGGGGTGTGGGCTATGTGTTCATCCCTGAAGAGGCTGCGTGTCCCAAACCGTAATCAATGACTTCGAAGAGGCCGCAGTAAATGCCTTGGACGAGTCTGAAGAAGGTCACAACACACCGCGCATCGGTGGTCTGAACCTTTTCTGGCGCACTTTTTTCATGCTGGCGCTGTTGCTGCTGGGCAGCATCCTGGCGTGGCTGCAGACCTTGCGGGCCATGGAGTTCGAACCTCGGGCCATACAGACTGCCCACCAGATCGTGTCGCAGGTCAATCTGAGCCGTGCTGCACTGATCAACGCAGACGCCATTGCCCGCCTGTCCCTGCTCAAGACCATGGCCCAGGAGGAAGGCTTGCGCATCGTGCCGCGTGAGCCTTCGGACAAGCCCATACCAGTGGACGGCGACACCTCCGACATCGCCATAGAGCTGCGCCAGCACCTGGGCAATAACACGGTAGTGGCCAAGGAAGTCAATGGAAACAAGGGCTTGTGGGTCAGTTTCGACATGGACGGTGACCCATACTGGTTTCTCACGGACCTGGAACGCTTTACCCCATCCGTTGGCAAGACCTGGATTGTCTGGCTGCTGGTGGCAGCCGTTCTGTCGCTGACCGGCGCGGCGGCGATAGCACGCCTGGTGAACAAGCCGCTCAAGGAGCTCTCTTTTGCGGCCAGCCGGGTGCGCGAAGGCAAATTCCAGGAAAGCCATCTGGATGAGTCGGTGCAGACCAGCGAGATCCGGGAAGTCAACATCGGCTTCAACCGCATGGCGCAGCGTCTGGCCAAGCTGGACCAGGATCGCGCCCTGATGTTGGCCGGCATTTCACACGATTTGCGTACCCCGCTGGCACGGCTGCGGCTGGAAACCGAACTCAGCGTATCCGACCTGGACGCACGCGCGCACATGGCGGCCGATATAGCGCAACTGGACGCCATCATCGACAAATTCCTGGACTACGCCCGGCCGGACATGGTGGCGCTGACACCCGTGCCACTCAAACCCATTGTCGAAGCCTGCGCACTGCCGTTTCGCGACAACGCCGACATGCGCCTGAACATCCAGCTCGAAGACGGCTTGACCGTATTGGCCGATGAGGTCGAACTGAGTCGCGTGATTTCCAACCTGATCGAAAACGCACGCAAATACGGAAAAACCGTGAACACCGGAATTGCGGAAATCGACATCACCGCGCTGGCCCGCGACAAGTGGATTTACGTCAAGGTGCGCGACCACGGAGTAGGCGTTGCGTCCAATCAGATTGCGAATCTCACCCAGCCGTTCTACCGTGGTGAGGCTGCGCGTACGGCGGCCAACGGCGCGGGTCTGGGCCTGGCGATCGTGGAAAAGACAGTGCGGCGCATGGGCGGCGCCTTTGTGCTCAACAATTCCACCACGGGTGGTCTATCAGCCAATCTCAAGCTGCAGCGCGGGACTATGGCCTTGTCAGCAGCACAACCGCACGAGCTTCCATAGCCAACCCCTCGCCCACCGGGCCCATCTTCTCTGCAGTCTTGGCCTTCACATTGACCTGCTCCACGGCAACGGAGAGCACCTGCGCAATGCGCGATGCCATGGCAACCTTATAGGGTGCGAGCTTGGGAGCCTGGGCAATCACTGTGCAATCTACGTTGCCAATGGCGAACCCTTTCTCCCGCACCCGGCTTGCAGCATGCCCGAGTAGCACGGCGGAATCGGCTCCCTTGAATTGGACATCGGTGTCGGGAAACAGGGTGCCGATATCGCCCAATGCGGCGGCACCCAAGAGTGCGTCAGTGATGGCGTGCAACAAAGCGTCGGCATCTGAATGCCCCAGCAAGCCCTTGTTGTGCGGAATTTCCACCCCGCCCAGCATGAGCTTGCGACCTTCCACGAGGGCGTGGATGTCCCAGCCCTCACCTACCCGAATTTGCATGGCATGAACCCCTTGGCGGGTTCACGCAGACCGGCGACGTTGTTGCCAGGCCAGCAGTTCACCCACAATTCCTTTGCGAAAGGCAATCACGCAGAACACAAAAATGGCACCGATGATCACCGTGACCCAAGAGCCTACCCGATCCGCCAGGAAGTTTTGCAAACCAACGATGGTGAACGCGCCCACCACAGGGCCGGCAAAGGTTCCCATGCCGCCCAGAAGCGTCATCAGCACCACTTCACCGGAAAGGGACCAGTGCACGTCGGACAAGGTGGCAAAGCCCAACACCAGCGTCTTGACCGATCCGGCCAGACCGGCGATGGTGGTGGACAGAACAAAGGCCAGCAATTTATAGCGGTCCACGTCGTAGCCCAGGGAAACGGCGCGCGGCTCGTTTTCGCGGATGGCCTTGAGCACCTGCCCATAGGGCGAATGCACGATACGCATCACGCCCAAGAACACGCCGACAAAGACCGCCAGCACCACGAAATACATGGCCGTGTCGTTATCCAGGGACAACACGCCCAGTAGCTTGCCGCGCGGAACGCCTTGCAGACCGTCCTCACCGCCGGTGAAGGGCGCTTGCAGACAGATGAAGTAGATCATCTGTGCCATGGCCAGCGTCACCATGGCAAAGTAAATGCCCTGCCGCCGAATGGCCACCAGCCCTACCAGCAGTCCCAGGGCGGAAGCGAACAGGGTGCCAAACAGCACACCCGCTTCCGGCGGCCAGCCCGCGCTGCGCACTAGCCAGCCGGTAACGTAGGCCGCAGAGCCCATGAAGGCCGCGTGACCGAAGGACAGCAGTCCGGTATAGCCCAGCAACAGATTGAAGGCGCAGGCGAAGATGGCAAAGCACAGCGCATTCATCAGGAACACGGGGTACAAGCCCACCACGGGAGCGATCAGCAGGAAGGCGAACACGACCAGCCAGAGCACCTTGCCCTGACGGGACGCCACAGCGGAGGAGGAAGTTGCGGAACTCACGTTATTTTTCCTTGCCAAACAAACCGGCGGGGCGAATCATCAACACCAGCACCATGATGACGAACACGACAATGCTGGATGCTTCCGGATAGAACACCTTGGTCAATCCTTCGAGCAAGCCCAACACCACCCCCGTGATGACCGAGCCCAGAATCGAGCCCATGCCACCGATCACCACGACCGCAAACACCACGATGATCAGGTTGGAGCCCATCAACGGCGTGATCTGGATTACCGGCGCGGCCAGCACCCCGGCCAGTGCGGCAAGGCCTGCTCCGCCGGCATAAGTCATGGTCACCATCAGCGGGACGTTGATACCAAAGGCCTGCACCAGCGCCGGGTTCTCGGTGCTGGCACGCAGGGTTGCACCCAACTTGGTTTTCTCAATCAGGAACCAGGTGCCGATGCAGATCGACAGGCAGGCAACGATCACCCAGGCACGGTAGTTGGGCAACACCATGAAGCCCAGGTTGGTCGCACCCTGCAGCAGTTCCGGCACCGGGTACTGTTGGCCCGACACACCAAACTGGTCACGGAACACACCTTCGGCAATCAAAGCCAGGCCGAAAGTCAGCAACAGTCCGTAGAGCGGATCCAGCTTGTACAGGCGCTTGAGAAACAGACGCTCGATCACCACCCCCATTGCGCCGACCACCACCGGGGAAAGCACCAGCGCCACCCAGTAGTTCAGGCCGTACTTTTCCAGGCTGTACCAGGCCACATAGGCACCTATCATGTACAGCGCGCCGTGGGCAAAATTGACGATGCCCAACAACCCGAAGATCACCGCCAGCCCAAGACTGAGCATGGCGTAGAACGAGCCATTGACCAACCCCAGCAGCAACTGCCCCAGAAATGCCTGCAGCGGAATGCCAAAAATCTCGATCATCAAATCTCCATCAATGAATCAGGTATCGCAGCCATTCACCAGGTTGCCCCGGGGACGAACGCCCCTGGGCAACCAGGCATGGCCAGGAGGTCAGGACATTACTTCCAGGCCGCGCACTTGCTTTCGGCCTTGGTGGTGAATGCCTCTTCACCCTTGATGGTTTCCACCACGTTGTAGTAGTCCCATGGCTCAACGGACTTGTCCGGGCTCTTGACCTGCATCAGGTACATGTCGTGCACCATGCGTCCGTCGTCACGGATGTAGCCGCCCTTGGCAAACATGTCGTTGATTTTGGTCTTCTTCATCTGGGCCAGAACCTTGTCCGAATCATCGGTACCCGTGGCCTTGACGGCTTGCAGGAACTGCAGCGTTGCCGAGTAGTCGGCAGCCTGCACGCTGGAAGGCATGCGCTTGACCTTCTCGAAGAACTTGCGACCCCAGGTGCGGGTTTCTGCATCCTTGTTCCAGTACCAGCTGTCGGTCAGGTACATGCCCTGCGTGGCCTTGAGACCCAGCGAGTGGATGTCGTTGATGAACACCAGCAGGCCAGCAAGCTTCATGGTCTTGGTCACGCCGAATTCATTGGCCGCCTTGACCGCATTGATGGTGTCACCACCGGCGTTGGCCAGACCCAGGATCTGCGCCTTGCTGCCTTGTGCCTGCAACAGGAAAGAGGAAAAGTCGCTGGCAGACAGGGGATGCTTGACCGAGCCCACCACCGTGCCGCCAGCCGCCTTGACCACGTTGGCCGTGTCATTCTGCAAGGATGCGCCGAAAGCGTAATCCGCCGTCAGAAAGTACCAGCTCTTGCCGCCAGCCTTCACCACCGCGTTGCCGGTGCCCTTGGCCAGCGCCACGGTATCGTAGGAATAGTGCACCGTATAGGGATTGCACTGCTCATTGGTCAGAGCGGAAGAGCCTGCACCGATGGCGATGAACAGCTTCTTCTTTTCTGCAGCCACCTTGGCCATGGCCAAAGCGGTGCCGGAGTTGGTGCCACCGATCAGCATGTCCACACCCTGGGTATCAAACCACTCGCGGGCCTTGGCGGCGGCCACGTCGGGCTTGTTCTGGTGATCCGCTGCCAGCACTTCGATCTTCTTGCCGTTGATGGCTCCACCCATCTCCGCCACGGCCATCTTGATAGCCTCTGCACCTGCAGGACCGTCGATATCGGAATACAAGCCCGACATGTCCGTGATGATGCCGATACGGATCACGTCGCCCGAAATCTGTGCCTGGGCGGATGTGGGCAGTGCGCCCATTGCTGCACAGCTGAACGCGCAAACGGCCGCAATCTTCTTGAGTTTCATCGCTATCTCCTTGTTGATGGTTCTTGACAAATCAAACACCCAGGTACTCGTGTAACTGGGCCATACGCTCAGGCAGTTGGGCCTGTGTGAATTCCTGCTGAATCTCGCCATGCTCCATGACCATGAAGCGGTCGGCCAGCGGCGCGGCGAAACGGAAGTTCTGCTCCACCATGACGATGGTGTAACCCTTGGTGCGCAGCATCTTGACCATCTCACCGAGCTTCTGCACGATCACCGGCGCAAGGCCTTCGGATATTTCGTCCAACAGCAACAGGCGCGCTCCGGTGCGCAGAATGCGGGCCACTGCCAGCATCTGTTGCTCGCCGCCGGAAAGGCGCGTGCCCTGACTGTTGGCGCGCTCCTGCAAATTGGGGAACATGGTGTAGATCTCCTGCACGCTCATACCGCCTTTGGACAGCTCGGGCGGCAACAGCAGGTTTTCCTCGGTGGACAGGCTGGAGAAGATGCCGCGTTCTTCGGGGCAATAGCCTATGCCCAGCCGCGCAATGGCGTGGGTGGATGCGCCAATGGTTTCCTTGCCATGGACCTTGATGGAGCCCTTGCGGCTGCCTGTGAGGCCCATGATGGCGCGCATGGTGCTGGTACGTCCCGCACCGTTGCGGCCCAGCAGGGTGACCACTTCGCCCTCGTTCACATCGAAGTTGACGCCATGCAATACATGCGATTCGCCATACCAGGCATGCAGATCACGGATTTCAAGAAATTTGCTCATATCAGTGGGCCCCCACCAGTTCGGTGTTGGCGCTGCCCATGTAGGCCTCAATCACTGCGGGGTTCTTGGACACTTCGGCGTACGGTCCTTCCGCCAGCGTGGCGCCGCGCTGCAGCACCGTGATGGTGTCGGCAATGCTGGAAACCACGCTCATGTTGTGCTCCACCATCAGAATCGTGCGGTTGGTGGAGACCTTCTTGATGAGCTGGCG contains:
- a CDS encoding ABC transporter substrate-binding protein translates to MKLKKIAAVCAFSCAAMGALPTSAQAQISGDVIRIGIITDMSGLYSDIDGPAGAEAIKMAVAEMGGAINGKKIEVLAADHQNKPDVAAAKAREWFDTQGVDMLIGGTNSGTALAMAKVAAEKKKLFIAIGAGSSALTNEQCNPYTVHYSYDTVALAKGTGNAVVKAGGKSWYFLTADYAFGASLQNDTANVVKAAGGTVVGSVKHPLSASDFSSFLLQAQGSKAQILGLANAGGDTINAVKAANEFGVTKTMKLAGLLVFINDIHSLGLKATQGMYLTDSWYWNKDAETRTWGRKFFEKVKRMPSSVQAADYSATLQFLQAVKATGTDDSDKVLAQMKKTKINDMFAKGGYIRDDGRMVHDMYLMQVKSPDKSVEPWDYYNVVETIKGEEAFTTKAESKCAAWK
- a CDS encoding ABC transporter ATP-binding protein gives rise to the protein MSKFLEIRDLHAWYGESHVLHGVNFDVNEGEVVTLLGRNGAGRTSTMRAIMGLTGSRKGSIKVHGKETIGASTHAIARLGIGYCPEERGIFSSLSTEENLLLPPELSKGGMSVQEIYTMFPNLQERANSQGTRLSGGEQQMLAVARILRTGARLLLLDEISEGLAPVIVQKLGEMVKMLRTKGYTIVMVEQNFRFAAPLADRFMVMEHGEIQQEFTQAQLPERMAQLHEYLGV